From Bacteroidota bacterium, the proteins below share one genomic window:
- a CDS encoding SCO family protein, which translates to MSALPYYNEASFTPQWFGSPADVPPGFHSIPNFTLTDQRGKRITEATFKDKIYVANFFFTACPGICPMTMGNMARLQSAFAEDDDILLLSHSVTPHQDSTAALQAFAQKMRSLEGKWHLVTGERAEIYTLGKEAYFAEEDLGEKGMQGKRNEAFLHTESFLLIGQNRRIRGVYNGMNTASVSQLIADIQMLKDEQKG; encoded by the coding sequence ATGAGTGCACTGCCTTACTACAACGAGGCGAGCTTCACACCCCAGTGGTTCGGCTCGCCGGCTGATGTGCCTCCCGGCTTTCACAGCATCCCCAACTTCACCCTTACCGACCAGCGCGGCAAACGCATTACTGAAGCCACGTTTAAGGATAAGATTTACGTCGCCAACTTCTTCTTCACCGCATGCCCCGGCATCTGCCCCATGACAATGGGCAACATGGCCCGGCTGCAATCAGCTTTTGCGGAAGACGATGACATTTTGCTCCTCTCGCACTCTGTCACCCCACACCAGGACAGCACAGCTGCGCTGCAAGCTTTTGCACAAAAGATGCGTTCACTTGAGGGCAAATGGCACCTTGTGACAGGCGAACGAGCAGAAATCTATACCCTGGGCAAAGAAGCATACTTTGCGGAAGAGGACCTTGGAGAAAAGGGTATGCAGGGTAAAAGGAATGAAGCGTTTCTGCACACCGAGAGTTTTCTATTAATAGGCCAAAATCGACGGATCCGAGGGGTTTACAATGGGATGAATACCGCTTCGGTATCACAACTGATTGCAGATATCCAGATGCTAAAAGATGAGCAAAAGGGATAA